One Megamonas hypermegale genomic window carries:
- the rpsI gene encoding 30S ribosomal protein S9 produces MAVSYYGTGRRKTSVARVRLVPGEGNVVINGRHIDEYFGIKTLDLIVKQPLNLTETADKYDVIANVQGGGPSGQAGAIRHGISRALLELDAELRPALKKAGFLTRDPREKERRKYGLKKARKASQFSKR; encoded by the coding sequence ATGGCAGTATCCTACTACGGCACAGGCCGCAGAAAGACTTCAGTTGCTAGAGTTCGTCTGGTTCCAGGTGAAGGCAACGTTGTAATTAATGGCCGTCATATTGATGAATATTTCGGTATTAAAACTTTAGACTTAATTGTAAAACAGCCTCTTAACTTAACTGAAACAGCTGATAAATATGATGTTATCGCTAACGTTCAGGGTGGTGGCCCTTCCGGTCAGGCTGGCGCAATTCGTCACGGCATTTCCCGTGCTTTATTAGAACTCGATGCTGAACTTCGTCCTGCTCTTAAAAAAGCTGGTTTCTTAACACGTGACCCACGTGAAAAAGAACGTCGTAAATACGGTCTCAAAAAAGCTCGTAAAGCATCCCAGTTCTCCAAACGTTAA
- a CDS encoding ribokinase — MKILNFGSLNIDKVYAVDSIVKGGETIDSLSFAENVGGKGLNQSIAIAKAGGNVYHAGCIGKDGEILLDTLKENGVDISLIKTVDISSGQAIIQVDKTGQNCIILYHGANYAVDKKYIDEVLDNFGADDILILQNEISNIDYIIKQAKEKNMKIFLNPSPINEALEKYDIASLNGIFVNEHEGAYLSGKEEVADILQELSIKYPDLETVLTFGDKGAYYHYKDEQFFVPACKVNAVDTTAAGDTFTGYFIALKQQRKTARECMQIATKASAITVTRKGAAVAIPQAKEVY; from the coding sequence ATGAAAATCTTAAATTTTGGTTCTTTAAATATTGATAAAGTGTATGCTGTTGATAGCATTGTTAAAGGTGGCGAAACGATTGATTCATTGAGTTTTGCTGAAAATGTGGGCGGAAAAGGTTTAAATCAATCAATTGCTATTGCTAAAGCTGGTGGAAATGTATATCATGCTGGTTGCATCGGTAAAGATGGAGAAATATTACTTGATACATTAAAAGAAAATGGCGTGGATATTTCTTTGATAAAAACAGTTGATATAAGTAGTGGCCAAGCGATTATTCAAGTGGATAAAACTGGACAAAATTGCATTATTTTATATCATGGTGCTAATTATGCTGTGGATAAAAAATATATAGATGAAGTATTGGATAATTTCGGTGCAGATGATATTTTGATTTTGCAAAATGAAATTTCTAATATCGATTATATTATCAAACAAGCTAAAGAAAAAAATATGAAGATATTTTTAAATCCATCGCCGATAAATGAAGCTTTAGAAAAATACGATATTGCTTCATTAAATGGTATATTTGTAAATGAACATGAAGGCGCTTATTTAAGTGGCAAAGAAGAAGTTGCAGATATTTTGCAAGAATTATCCATTAAATATCCGGACTTAGAAACCGTTTTGACTTTTGGCGATAAAGGTGCATATTATCACTATAAAGATGAACAATTTTTTGTACCTGCATGCAAAGTGAATGCTGTGGATACAACAGCTGCAGGTGATACTTTTACAGGGTATTTTATAGCACTTAAACAGCAAAGAAAAACCGCTAGAGAATGTATGCAGATAGCTACAAAAGCTTCTGCGATAACTGTTACGCGTAAAGGCGCAGCCGTAGCTATTCCACAAGCTAAAGAAGTATATTGA
- a CDS encoding Rpn family recombination-promoting nuclease/putative transposase has product MENFNRLNDLYFKKLLGDKKRKNLTLSFLNGILNKNDENCFTDITFLDKDNEPLTLDGKLSKLDIRADLNDGTQVDIEVQVCPFKLMAERSLYYWSKMYSEQLEKGAEYKKLKKAIAINLLAFDYLEDEQDWHNIYNLLNVKSHKKLTDHIEIHFLELPKFTLKDMRKIRTSEAWIAYFSGKYSKEELEEIAMTTPAIKEAVEFEDTFLQNKIERRAYEQREKAIRDYYSYMSAFKEEGLQQGLQQGLQQGLQKGLQKGLQKGLQKGLQQGLQQGRQEEKIKNAINFLKLGIDVKTVAKGVKLSINEVEQLKTKLNI; this is encoded by the coding sequence ATGGAAAATTTTAATAGATTGAATGACTTATACTTCAAAAAGCTTCTAGGAGATAAAAAAAGAAAGAATTTAACACTTAGCTTTTTAAATGGGATTTTAAATAAAAATGATGAAAATTGTTTTACAGACATAACTTTTTTAGATAAAGATAATGAACCATTAACATTAGATGGTAAATTATCTAAATTAGATATTAGAGCGGATTTGAATGATGGCACACAAGTAGATATTGAAGTGCAAGTTTGTCCATTTAAATTAATGGCTGAACGTTCATTATATTATTGGTCAAAGATGTATTCAGAGCAATTAGAAAAAGGTGCTGAATATAAAAAGTTAAAGAAAGCTATAGCTATAAATCTATTAGCATTTGATTATTTAGAAGATGAGCAAGACTGGCATAATATCTATAATCTATTAAATGTTAAATCTCATAAAAAACTTACGGACCATATAGAGATACATTTTCTAGAATTGCCAAAATTTACTTTAAAGGATATGAGAAAAATAAGAACATCTGAAGCATGGATTGCTTATTTTTCAGGAAAATATAGTAAAGAAGAATTGGAGGAAATAGCGATGACAACTCCAGCAATTAAAGAAGCAGTAGAATTTGAAGATACATTTTTACAGAATAAAATAGAACGTAGAGCGTATGAACAAAGAGAAAAAGCAATAAGAGACTATTATTCATATATGAGTGCATTTAAAGAAGAAGGATTACAGCAAGGCTTACAACAGGGATTACAGCAGGGCTTGCAAAAGGGCTTGCAAAAGGGCTTGCAAAAGGGCTTACAAAAGGGCTTACAACAGGGTTTACAGCAAGGAAGACAAGAAGAAAAAATTAAAAACGCTATTAACTTTTTAAAATTAGGTATAGATGTTAAAACTGTAGCCAAAGGTGTTAAATTAAGTATTAATGAAGTAGAACAGTTAAAAACTAAATTAAATATTTAA
- a CDS encoding MFS transporter gives MQFLGFIGSVISLIILFAASAAPIPLYANYTELLNLTKGQLSFTAVMYFIGTVIALIFLARISNFCGRKIAIYIVLFLGILGCLSFVFINSTEFLFLGRFVQGLSCGLASSSVIAFIIDNEPEKLKGIATSISSAGPNLGLAVGAIGCGFITQFWADDLNFIFISLIASMLLCFILIFFSKETMPYQRGILKSFIPQIKAPRNIRKLLFPAGMTFIAGWSIGGFYQAYSASIATQIFNLSDTFIASMVFISFIAPIALGAALAKSITAVKAQRYGMLGFVISLSLLYICLFSDNIIYYFVVNILAGIFEGIMFTGSMKSILDVTNIKDRAGVLSLIYVIAYSGAAIPNFIVSQIAYLFNLTQLTLCYVVLSIICYILLLFSTKNNI, from the coding sequence ATGCAATTTCTTGGTTTTATAGGTTCGGTAATAAGTTTGATAATATTATTTGCGGCATCGGCAGCACCAATTCCGTTATATGCTAATTACACGGAATTGTTGAATTTAACAAAGGGACAATTATCATTTACAGCTGTTATGTATTTTATCGGTACAGTTATAGCTTTGATTTTTCTAGCACGTATTTCTAATTTTTGTGGTAGAAAAATTGCCATTTATATTGTATTATTTTTAGGTATATTAGGTTGTTTATCGTTTGTATTTATAAATAGTACAGAATTTTTATTTTTAGGTAGATTTGTGCAAGGTTTGTCATGTGGTCTTGCTTCTAGTAGTGTAATAGCATTTATTATAGATAATGAACCTGAAAAATTAAAAGGTATAGCAACATCTATCAGTAGTGCTGGACCAAATTTAGGTTTAGCAGTTGGTGCGATTGGTTGCGGATTTATTACACAATTTTGGGCGGATGATTTAAATTTTATTTTTATATCATTGATTGCAAGTATGCTACTATGTTTTATTTTGATTTTTTTCAGCAAGGAAACGATGCCGTATCAAAGAGGCATTTTAAAATCCTTTATACCTCAAATAAAAGCACCGCGTAATATTAGAAAATTGTTATTTCCTGCGGGTATGACTTTTATAGCAGGTTGGTCAATCGGTGGATTTTATCAAGCTTATAGTGCTAGTATAGCTACACAAATTTTTAATTTATCTGATACGTTTATCGCTTCGATGGTGTTCATATCATTTATTGCACCGATTGCTTTGGGTGCAGCCTTGGCTAAAAGTATTACTGCTGTTAAAGCTCAAAGATATGGTATGCTAGGTTTTGTAATTTCTTTATCATTATTGTATATTTGTTTATTCAGCGATAATATAATTTATTATTTCGTTGTTAATATTTTAGCGGGAATATTTGAAGGAATTATGTTTACAGGTAGTATGAAAAGTATTTTAGATGTAACGAATATAAAAGACCGTGCAGGTGTTTTATCTTTGATTTATGTTATTGCTTACAGTGGAGCAGCGATACCTAATTTTATTGTGAGTCAAATAGCGTATTTATTTAATTTAACACAATTGACCTTATGTTACGTTGTATTGTCAATTATTTGTTATATATTATTGTTATTTAGTACAAAAAATAATATATAG
- a CDS encoding LacI family DNA-binding transcriptional regulator, translating into MKSRVTIKDIAKKTGFSITTISLALNNKASHIPLETRSIINKAAEEMGYRPNKMAVGLVKKTSNIVGFVLPDIRNQFFSYTAKVLEDECHKFGWNLLICNTNNNYEQEMRHLKMLCDYMVDGIFLSIAARSTEEEERKTLQFLEDNNISYCLIDRDMFNIGKYKVSVNHFEGAYMVTQHLIQLGHKNIGCITGPLVLDDARQRLNGYKQAMKDYNLPLRDDLIYFGDYSFDKGKAGGLYLADKKVTAIFASNDFSAMGALSGIKEAGLSVPEDISLAGYDDIDFVSFLEVPLTTVRQPVNEIGKRATQIIHEIVQNNDCGKKIEILKPELIVRKSTRRI; encoded by the coding sequence ATGAAATCGCGTGTTACAATTAAAGATATAGCTAAAAAAACGGGTTTTTCTATAACAACTATATCGTTAGCTCTAAATAATAAAGCCTCTCATATACCACTTGAAACACGTTCAATTATCAATAAAGCGGCAGAAGAAATGGGTTATCGCCCTAATAAAATGGCAGTAGGTTTAGTAAAAAAGACAAGTAATATAGTTGGTTTTGTATTGCCTGATATACGCAATCAATTTTTTTCTTATACGGCTAAGGTATTAGAAGATGAATGTCATAAATTTGGCTGGAATTTGCTTATTTGCAATACAAATAATAACTATGAACAAGAGATGCGCCATTTGAAAATGCTCTGTGATTACATGGTTGATGGAATTTTTTTGAGCATAGCGGCACGTAGTACAGAAGAAGAAGAGAGAAAAACACTGCAATTTTTAGAGGATAATAATATATCGTATTGTTTAATTGACCGCGATATGTTTAATATCGGCAAATATAAAGTCAGTGTAAATCATTTTGAAGGTGCCTATATGGTAACGCAACATTTAATTCAGCTTGGTCATAAAAATATAGGATGCATAACAGGGCCGTTAGTGCTCGATGATGCAAGACAACGTTTAAATGGTTATAAACAGGCGATGAAAGATTATAATTTGCCTCTTAGAGATGATTTAATTTACTTTGGTGATTATTCTTTTGATAAGGGAAAAGCTGGTGGTTTATATTTAGCTGATAAAAAAGTAACAGCCATTTTTGCCTCTAATGATTTTTCAGCTATGGGTGCATTGTCAGGTATAAAAGAAGCCGGTTTGTCCGTGCCAGAGGATATTTCACTTGCGGGTTATGATGATATTGATTTTGTATCATTTTTAGAAGTACCGCTTACGACAGTTCGACAGCCAGTCAATGAAATTGGCAAGCGTGCAACTCAAATCATACATGAAATCGTTCAAAATAATGATTGTGGTAAAAAAATCGAAATACTAAAACCTGAATTGATTGTACGAAAAAGTACGCGAAGAATATAA
- the fucP gene encoding L-fucose:H+ symporter permease encodes MAKLIQYDDGYLNRTPIFQFVLLSCLFALWGGAASLNDILITQFKSIFTLSDFASALVQSAFYGGYFLISIPASVVIRKTTYKLAIMVGLIFFIGGCSLFFPASMMATYTMFLVAIFAMAIGLGFLETASNTYSTMLGPRKYSTLRLNISQTFQPIGSASGILLGKYLVFQEGDSLASQMAQLSPEQVHMFRLQMLQHTLEPYKIIICVLVAVFILFLITKYPKCKVKSAVDNTVAKVSLGETLKYLAGNNLFKKGILAQFLYVGMQVAVWSFTIRLALVLIPHINEREAADFMVFSFACFFVGKFVANFLMTKFSVNKVLLAYSIIGCILILYVAFMPNLTAIYAAVAISILLGPCWATIYAETLKSVEKKYTETAGAIIVMSIIGGAVMPAIQGFVSDTTGSMQFSFIVNFFCFAYIGYYFYHKIKIER; translated from the coding sequence ATGGCTAAATTAATTCAATATGATGATGGTTATTTAAACAGAACCCCGATATTTCAATTCGTATTGTTATCTTGTTTGTTTGCTTTATGGGGAGGAGCAGCAAGCCTTAATGATATTTTAATTACGCAGTTTAAATCTATTTTTACTTTAAGTGATTTTGCTAGTGCTTTAGTACAGAGTGCTTTTTATGGCGGGTATTTTTTGATTTCTATTCCAGCTTCTGTTGTAATTCGTAAAACAACATATAAATTAGCAATTATGGTTGGTCTTATCTTTTTTATCGGTGGCTGTAGTTTATTTTTTCCAGCTTCAATGATGGCAACATATACGATGTTTCTTGTAGCTATCTTTGCTATGGCTATTGGTCTTGGATTTTTAGAAACAGCATCAAATACGTATAGTACAATGCTTGGTCCACGTAAATATTCTACACTTCGTTTAAATATTAGCCAAACATTTCAACCAATTGGTTCAGCATCTGGTATTTTACTTGGTAAATATCTTGTGTTTCAAGAAGGCGATAGTTTAGCTTCACAAATGGCACAGCTCAGTCCAGAACAAGTGCATATGTTTAGATTGCAAATGCTTCAACATACTTTGGAACCGTATAAAATTATTATTTGTGTTCTTGTAGCAGTATTTATATTATTTTTAATCACTAAATATCCTAAATGTAAAGTTAAATCAGCTGTTGATAATACAGTAGCAAAAGTTTCTTTAGGTGAAACTTTAAAATATCTTGCAGGAAATAATTTGTTCAAAAAAGGTATTTTAGCACAGTTCTTATATGTAGGTATGCAGGTAGCTGTTTGGTCGTTTACAATTCGTTTAGCACTTGTTTTAATTCCACATATTAATGAACGTGAAGCAGCAGATTTTATGGTATTTAGTTTTGCTTGTTTCTTTGTAGGCAAATTTGTTGCTAACTTTTTGATGACGAAGTTCTCTGTTAACAAAGTGTTATTAGCATATTCTATAATTGGTTGCATTTTAATTTTATATGTGGCATTCATGCCTAATTTAACAGCTATTTATGCTGCTGTAGCTATCAGTATTTTACTTGGTCCTTGCTGGGCAACTATTTATGCTGAAACGTTAAAATCTGTAGAGAAAAAATACACTGAAACAGCAGGTGCTATCATTGTTATGTCCATTATCGGTGGTGCAGTTATGCCAGCAATACAGGGTTTTGTTTCAGATACAACAGGTTCAATGCAATTTTCATTCATTGTCAATTTCTTCTGTTTTGCGTATATAGGATATTATTTTTATCATAAGATAAAAATTGAACGATAA
- the nspC gene encoding carboxynorspermidine decarboxylase codes for MTNLDILQTVNTPSYVIDERKLRENLEVLKMVQDETGCHILLAQKAFSMFYFYPMIGKYLSGATASGLFEAKLAHEFMPGKENHVFSPAYKEQDFAELVQICDHIIFNSFAQWKKYKDIALKAGVECGIRVNPECSTQEGHAIYDPCAPGSRLGVTLDNFKPDKSEGLAGLHFHTLCEQNSDDLKTTLQAIEDKFGKYLTDLKWLNFGGGHHITREDYDINLLIDCINHMKDKYDLEIYLEPGEAVALNAGWLVSEVLEIIDNNIQIAILDTSAACHMPDVLEMPYRPNVIGAGEPNEKPFTYRFGGPTCLAGDIIGDYSFDKPLKVGDKVIFCDMAIYSMVKNNTFNGMPLPDIAVLHEDNTVEIIKSFGYEDFKMRLS; via the coding sequence ATGACTAATTTAGATATTTTACAAACAGTAAATACACCTAGCTATGTTATAGATGAGCGTAAACTTCGCGAAAATCTAGAAGTTTTAAAAATGGTACAAGATGAAACAGGTTGCCATATTTTATTAGCGCAAAAAGCATTTTCTATGTTTTATTTTTATCCAATGATTGGCAAATATTTATCTGGTGCAACAGCTAGCGGACTTTTTGAGGCTAAACTTGCACATGAATTCATGCCAGGCAAAGAAAATCATGTATTTTCACCAGCTTATAAAGAACAAGATTTTGCAGAACTTGTGCAAATTTGTGACCATATTATTTTTAATTCATTCGCACAATGGAAAAAATACAAAGACATTGCCTTAAAAGCTGGCGTAGAATGTGGTATTCGTGTAAATCCAGAATGTTCCACGCAAGAAGGACACGCTATTTATGACCCATGTGCACCAGGTTCAAGGCTCGGTGTTACTTTAGATAATTTTAAACCTGACAAATCAGAAGGCTTAGCTGGTTTACATTTCCATACATTATGCGAACAAAACTCTGATGATTTAAAGACTACTTTGCAAGCTATCGAAGATAAATTCGGCAAATATTTAACTGATTTAAAATGGCTCAATTTTGGTGGCGGCCATCATATCACACGTGAAGATTATGATATCAATTTGCTTATAGATTGCATTAATCATATGAAAGATAAGTACGATTTAGAAATCTATTTAGAACCAGGCGAAGCAGTAGCACTCAATGCTGGTTGGCTTGTCAGTGAAGTTCTTGAAATTATTGATAACAATATTCAAATTGCCATACTTGATACATCTGCTGCTTGCCATATGCCCGATGTCTTAGAAATGCCTTATCGACCGAATGTAATCGGTGCAGGTGAACCAAATGAAAAGCCTTTTACGTATCGTTTTGGAGGCCCAACTTGTCTTGCTGGCGATATCATCGGCGATTATTCCTTTGATAAACCATTAAAAGTTGGCGATAAAGTCATTTTCTGTGATATGGCAATTTATTCCATGGTAAAAAATAATACTTTTAACGGCATGCCACTGCCAGATATCGCAGTATTGCATGAAGATAATACAGTTGAAATAATTAAATCTTTTGGTTATGAAGATTTTAAAATGAGATTATCTTAA
- the rplM gene encoding 50S ribosomal protein L13, translating into MKTTFMANAANVERKWFVVDAEGQTVGRLAAEVAKVLRGKHKPTFTPHVDTGDYVIVVNADKVVFSGKKLTDKTYFRHSGYPGGTTFVTPQKMLQTQPEKVVEMAVRGMLPKNKLGAQMYRKLSVYAGPEHPHAAQKPEVLELNIR; encoded by the coding sequence GTGAAAACAACTTTCATGGCAAACGCAGCAAATGTTGAACGTAAATGGTTCGTAGTTGACGCTGAAGGCCAGACAGTAGGTAGATTAGCTGCTGAAGTTGCAAAAGTACTTCGCGGTAAACATAAACCAACATTCACACCGCATGTTGACACTGGTGATTATGTCATCGTAGTTAACGCTGATAAAGTGGTATTCAGCGGTAAAAAATTAACTGATAAAACATATTTCCGTCATTCTGGATATCCAGGAGGAACAACTTTCGTAACTCCTCAAAAAATGCTCCAGACTCAACCTGAAAAAGTTGTAGAAATGGCAGTTCGCGGCATGCTTCCTAAAAATAAATTAGGTGCTCAGATGTACAGAAAACTCAGCGTTTATGCTGGTCCTGAACATCCACATGCAGCTCAAAAACCAGAAGTTTTGGAATTAAATATTAGATAA
- a CDS encoding IS30 family transposase: protein MSYHHLTISERIRIEVLSILGYSTRFIAKFLHRHHSTIARELSRNKFENEYVSTSAHNKYLERRKNSSHSSKYNEFLSNLISEKLHENWSPEQISNALLNGKLSFKTIYNWIYIGKLKGISLKNLRHKGKRRKKETRGKFLIGNSITTRPKDVKSRKTFGHWELDTIVSSRGKAKACLATFVERKTRFYVAIKIKDRTAPSMLKATKKLVKVLPKKALKTFTTDRGKEFACYKEVEKLNIKVYFADAYAAWQRGSNENSNGLLREYYPKKTDLGQISNDDLIKKLILLNSRPRKCLNWDNPFNLFLKEVSHLD, encoded by the coding sequence ATGAGCTATCATCATCTTACCATATCTGAACGTATTCGTATAGAGGTTCTTTCTATTTTAGGTTATTCTACTCGTTTTATTGCTAAATTTTTGCATCGCCATCATTCTACTATTGCTCGAGAACTATCTCGTAATAAATTTGAAAATGAATATGTCTCTACATCTGCTCACAATAAATATCTTGAACGTCGTAAAAATTCTTCTCACTCTAGTAAATATAATGAATTTCTTTCTAATCTTATTTCTGAAAAATTACATGAAAATTGGTCTCCAGAACAGATTTCTAATGCACTTTTAAATGGTAAACTCTCCTTTAAAACTATTTATAATTGGATTTATATTGGTAAATTAAAAGGTATTTCACTTAAGAATTTACGACATAAAGGAAAACGTAGAAAAAAGGAAACACGTGGTAAATTCTTAATAGGAAACAGTATTACAACTAGACCAAAAGATGTAAAAAGTAGAAAAACTTTTGGACATTGGGAGTTAGATACCATAGTATCTAGTAGAGGAAAAGCTAAAGCTTGTTTAGCAACATTTGTAGAAAGAAAAACAAGATTTTATGTGGCAATAAAAATAAAAGATAGAACAGCCCCATCAATGCTAAAAGCAACAAAAAAGTTAGTGAAAGTACTACCAAAAAAGGCATTAAAAACATTTACAACAGATAGAGGAAAAGAATTTGCATGTTACAAAGAAGTAGAAAAATTAAATATAAAAGTATATTTTGCAGATGCTTATGCAGCATGGCAAAGAGGTAGTAACGAAAATTCAAATGGGTTATTAAGAGAATATTATCCAAAGAAAACAGATTTAGGACAAATATCTAATGATGATTTAATAAAAAAATTAATATTATTAAATAGTAGACCAAGAAAATGTTTAAATTGGGATAATCCATTTAATTTATTTTTAAAAGAAGTGTCGCACTTGGATTGA
- a CDS encoding aldose 1-epimerase family protein, with the protein MVKTEIFLKREYFSETATSFLQNDEFKVKLFRYPSGVEAIELTNSRGKIVVLPYMGQIIWRAEFEGIDLTMKNMFSQPRRTHNMLDTYGCFAFHSGILASGCPSSEDTHPMHGEFCCADMDKVWLEIDEDSVTIWGEYEYCQGFGFRYIARPHVCLKAKDSKMTIGMQVKNTTSIEMPLQYICHINYAYVDKGELFANIPDSAFKLRESIPSHIKPSKDWFVYTDELKKMQANGQTLTKLGNPELYNTEIVFLADDIDEYTDFVNAQIRSPQGYTFETTFSTEQFKHAIRWIMYNGDQQVSSFIIPATSRPEGFLAAKKAGHLIMLKPNETKYFSVTTGLK; encoded by the coding sequence ATGGTAAAAACTGAAATATTTTTAAAACGGGAATATTTTTCAGAAACAGCAACAAGTTTTTTACAAAATGATGAATTTAAGGTAAAATTATTTCGTTATCCTTCAGGAGTAGAAGCAATAGAACTTACTAATTCACGCGGTAAAATAGTAGTTCTTCCATATATGGGACAGATTATTTGGCGTGCTGAATTTGAGGGCATAGATTTAACGATGAAAAATATGTTTTCTCAGCCAAGACGCACACATAATATGCTTGATACGTATGGTTGCTTTGCTTTTCATTCAGGAATACTTGCTAGTGGTTGTCCATCATCAGAAGATACTCACCCTATGCATGGTGAATTTTGCTGTGCTGATATGGATAAAGTATGGCTTGAAATTGATGAAGATAGTGTAACTATTTGGGGCGAATATGAATATTGTCAAGGCTTTGGTTTTAGATATATAGCTCGTCCGCATGTTTGCTTAAAAGCTAAAGACAGTAAAATGACAATTGGTATGCAAGTTAAAAATACGACAAGTATCGAAATGCCACTACAATATATTTGTCATATTAATTATGCTTATGTTGATAAAGGTGAGCTTTTCGCTAATATTCCAGATAGTGCATTTAAATTGCGCGAAAGCATCCCAAGTCATATAAAACCGTCAAAAGATTGGTTTGTTTATACGGATGAGTTAAAGAAAATGCAAGCTAATGGACAAACTTTGACAAAATTGGGCAATCCTGAATTATATAATACAGAAATTGTATTTTTAGCAGATGATATCGATGAATATACAGACTTTGTAAATGCACAAATTCGTTCACCACAAGGTTATACTTTTGAAACAACTTTTTCTACTGAACAATTTAAGCATGCTATACGCTGGATTATGTACAATGGCGACCAGCAAGTTTCTTCATTCATTATTCCTGCAACAAGTAGACCAGAGGGATTTTTGGCTGCGAAAAAAGCGGGGCATCTAATTATGTTAAAACCAAATGAAACAAAATATTTTTCTGTTACAACTGGTTTAAAATGA
- a CDS encoding anaerobic C4-dicarboxylate transporter family protein → MSFWLELAVIVICLAIGGRFSGIGLGVAGGFGLAILTLGFGLPVGEMPTSVVFIIMTVITCVSLLQGAGGLDYMISMAEKILRKKPSAITFLGPLVSYIFTVICGTSYVAFSVYPVIAEIAINAKVRPERAMSMSVIASNMAVCASPTSAIAAAMIAITASIGVTPLTLLAVTIPACLLGVLIGCLFVYKRGAELADDPEFKRRVATGQFQENYVLERNSNTATTSAKVSVAIFLLAIIIIVGLTSHPNLLPNIGPGGKPISVPTLLQITMLATGAIIMVACRVPRDKLDSGSVFKSGLVGAVGILGISWMTDTFFGTHLDFITDVFAQTLIQHPMLFGAMLFVTSMVLYSPAATAVALMPIGVSLGLPAEVLVGLIPATCAVFIIPGGAQISCVAFDRTGTTKIGRFGFNHSYLIPGMVSLIASTIISLFLAYLIF, encoded by the coding sequence ATAAGTTTTTGGCTTGAGCTTGCTGTTATTGTCATTTGTTTGGCGATTGGTGGGCGATTTAGTGGAATTGGTCTTGGCGTGGCAGGCGGTTTTGGTCTTGCTATTTTGACTTTGGGCTTTGGTCTTCCTGTTGGAGAAATGCCAACAAGCGTAGTATTTATTATCATGACTGTTATTACATGTGTGTCTTTATTGCAAGGTGCAGGCGGTCTTGATTATATGATATCTATGGCCGAAAAAATACTGCGAAAAAAACCTAGTGCTATTACTTTTTTAGGCCCATTAGTGTCCTACATATTTACAGTTATTTGTGGTACATCTTATGTTGCTTTTTCGGTATATCCAGTTATTGCAGAAATTGCAATTAATGCAAAAGTACGTCCTGAACGTGCAATGTCCATGTCAGTAATTGCTTCTAATATGGCTGTTTGTGCTAGTCCTACAAGTGCAATAGCTGCTGCCATGATTGCTATTACTGCCTCTATTGGTGTTACACCACTTACCCTTTTAGCTGTGACTATACCTGCTTGTCTTTTAGGTGTATTAATTGGTTGTTTATTTGTTTATAAACGTGGTGCAGAACTTGCGGATGACCCAGAATTTAAACGCCGTGTGGCTACAGGACAATTTCAGGAAAATTATGTATTGGAAAGAAATTCTAATACAGCTACAACATCTGCAAAAGTTTCAGTAGCAATTTTTTTATTAGCAATTATTATTATCGTAGGACTGACTTCTCATCCCAATTTATTGCCCAATATTGGTCCGGGCGGAAAACCGATTTCTGTACCTACTCTTTTACAAATTACAATGCTAGCTACAGGTGCTATAATCATGGTAGCTTGCCGTGTACCGCGTGATAAACTTGATTCAGGTTCAGTTTTTAAATCTGGTCTTGTTGGCGCTGTAGGTATTTTAGGTATTTCTTGGATGACGGATACTTTCTTTGGAACTCATTTAGATTTTATAACAGATGTTTTTGCTCAAACATTAATTCAACATCCAATGCTTTTTGGTGCAATGTTATTTGTAACTTCTATGGTACTTTATAGTCCAGCAGCAACAGCCGTGGCATTAATGCCAATTGGTGTATCATTAGGTTTACCTGCTGAAGTATTAGTTGGTTTAATTCCTGCTACATGTGCTGTATTTATCATCCCTGGTGGAGCACAAATCAGTTGTGTTGCTTTTGACCGTACAGGTACAACTAAGATAGGTCGCTTTGGATTTAATCATAGTTATTTAATACCAGGCATGGTATCACTCATAGCTTCTACGATTATATCCTTATTTCTTGCATATTTAATTTTCTGA